One window of the Chelonoidis abingdonii isolate Lonesome George chromosome 3, CheloAbing_2.0, whole genome shotgun sequence genome contains the following:
- the FUCA2 gene encoding plasma alpha-L-fucosidase isoform X1, whose amino-acid sequence MLLLLLFLLLSPQGCSARYDPTWESLDSRPLPTWFDEVKFGIFIHWGVFSVPSFGSEWFWWYWQKEKRQPYVKFMETNYPPGFSYEDFGPLFTAEFFDANQWADILKASGAKYVVLTSKHHEGFTLWGSKYSWNWNAVSVGPKRDIVAELATSIRNKTDLHFGLYHSLFEWFNPLFLYDASNVFKTRQFPTAKSLPELYEIVTKYQPEILWSDGNGNAPDTYWNSTGFLAWLYNDSPVRDTVVTNDRWGVGSICKHGGYYTCSDRYNPGHLLPHKWENCMTIDKWSWGYRRNAQLSDYLTTEELIKQLVETVSCGGNLLMNIGPTHDGRIDVIFQERLRQMGDWLRVNGEAIYGTKPWRTQNDTVTPGVWYTFKPKEETVYAIFLKWPISGTLVLGDPKTIIGETQVKLIGHKGQLKWVSLGEKGMTVAVPQLTPNQLPCQWGWTLQLTNVK is encoded by the exons atgctgctgctgctcctctttctgctcctttctccGCAGGGATGCAGTGCGCGCTATGATCCTACCTGGGAGTCTCTGGATTCCAGACCACTTCCCACCTGGTTTGATGAAGTCAAGTTTGGCATCTTCATCCACTGGGGCGTGTTCTCCGTGCCCAGCTTCGGCAGTGAGTGGTTCTG GTGGTACTGGCAGAAGGAAAAGAGACAGCCCTATGTAAAATTTATGGAGACAAATTACCCTCCTGGCTTCAGTTATGAAGATTTTGGCCCTTTGTTTACAGCTGAGTTTTTTGATGCCAACCAGTGGGCAGATATTCTGAAGGCTTCTGGTGCAAAATATGTTGTCTTGACTTCAAAACACCATGAAG GTTTTACTTTGTGGGGGTCAAAATACTCTTGGAACTGGAATGCTGTCAGTGTAGGACCAAAACGGGACATTGTGGCTGAACTAGCAACATCTATTAGAAACAAGACTGATTTGCACTTTGGGCTGTATCACTCTCTCTTTGAATGGTTCAATCCTCTCTTCCTTTATGATGCCTCCAATGTATTCAAGACAAGACAGTTTCCAACTGCCAAATCATTGCCTGAGCTCTATGAGATTGTGACGAAATACCAACCAGAGATCCTCTGGTCTGATGGGAATGGTAACGCACCAGATACTTACTGGAACAGCACTGGGTTTTTAGCTTGGCTGTATAACGACAG CCCAGTTCGGGATACAGTTGTAACAAATGATCGTTGGGGAGTTGGCAGCATTTGTAAACATGGTGGATACTACACCTGCAGCGACCGCTATAATCCGGGACACCTTTTGCCTCATAAGTGGGAGAACTGTATGACCATAGACAAATGGTCCTGGGGTTATAGGAGGAATGCGCAGCTAAGTGATTACCTCACGACTGAAGAACTGATAAAG CAACTCGTAGAAACAGTATCATGTGGGGGAAATCTCCTGATGAACATTGGGCCCACCCATGATGGTCGCATTGATGTTATATTCCAAGAACGCCTAAGGCAGATGGgtgactggctgagagtcaatGGAGAAGCCATTTATGGAACTAAACCATGGAGAACTCAGAATGACACTGTCACACCAGGAGTGTG GTACACGTTCAAACCTAAAGAAGAGACAGTCTATGCCATTTTCCTTAAATGGCCAATCTCAGGGACTCTGGTACTTGGTGACCCAAAAACCATCATTGGAGAGACACAA gtgaaGCTGATTGGACATAAAGGACAACTGAAGTGGGTTTCACTGGGAGAAAAGGGAATGACAGTGGCTGTACCTCAGCTAACCCCTAATCAGTTACCCTGTCAGTGGGGCTGGACTCTGCAACTGACTAATGTAAAGTGA
- the FUCA2 gene encoding plasma alpha-L-fucosidase isoform X3 — MLLLLLFLLLSPQGCSARYDPTWESLDSRPLPTWFDEVKFGIFIHWGVFSVPSFGSEWFWWYWQKEKRQPYVKFMETNYPPGFSYEDFGPLFTAEFFDANQWADILKASGAKYVVLTSKHHEGFTLWGSKYSWNWNAVSVGPKRDIVAELATSIRNKTDLHFGLYHSLFEWFNPLFLYDASNVFKTRQFPTAKSLPELYEIVTKYQPEILWSDGNGNAPDTYWNSTGFLAWLYNDSPVRDTVVTNDRWGVGSICKHGGYYTCSDRYNPGHLLPHKWENCMTIDKWSWGYRRNAQLSDYLTTEELIKQLVETVSCGGNLLMNIGPTHDGRIDVIFQERLRQMGDWLRVNGEAIYGTKPWRTQNDTVTPGVWYTFKPKEETVYAIFLKWPISGTLVLGDPKTIIGETQYLS; from the exons atgctgctgctgctcctctttctgctcctttctccGCAGGGATGCAGTGCGCGCTATGATCCTACCTGGGAGTCTCTGGATTCCAGACCACTTCCCACCTGGTTTGATGAAGTCAAGTTTGGCATCTTCATCCACTGGGGCGTGTTCTCCGTGCCCAGCTTCGGCAGTGAGTGGTTCTG GTGGTACTGGCAGAAGGAAAAGAGACAGCCCTATGTAAAATTTATGGAGACAAATTACCCTCCTGGCTTCAGTTATGAAGATTTTGGCCCTTTGTTTACAGCTGAGTTTTTTGATGCCAACCAGTGGGCAGATATTCTGAAGGCTTCTGGTGCAAAATATGTTGTCTTGACTTCAAAACACCATGAAG GTTTTACTTTGTGGGGGTCAAAATACTCTTGGAACTGGAATGCTGTCAGTGTAGGACCAAAACGGGACATTGTGGCTGAACTAGCAACATCTATTAGAAACAAGACTGATTTGCACTTTGGGCTGTATCACTCTCTCTTTGAATGGTTCAATCCTCTCTTCCTTTATGATGCCTCCAATGTATTCAAGACAAGACAGTTTCCAACTGCCAAATCATTGCCTGAGCTCTATGAGATTGTGACGAAATACCAACCAGAGATCCTCTGGTCTGATGGGAATGGTAACGCACCAGATACTTACTGGAACAGCACTGGGTTTTTAGCTTGGCTGTATAACGACAG CCCAGTTCGGGATACAGTTGTAACAAATGATCGTTGGGGAGTTGGCAGCATTTGTAAACATGGTGGATACTACACCTGCAGCGACCGCTATAATCCGGGACACCTTTTGCCTCATAAGTGGGAGAACTGTATGACCATAGACAAATGGTCCTGGGGTTATAGGAGGAATGCGCAGCTAAGTGATTACCTCACGACTGAAGAACTGATAAAG CAACTCGTAGAAACAGTATCATGTGGGGGAAATCTCCTGATGAACATTGGGCCCACCCATGATGGTCGCATTGATGTTATATTCCAAGAACGCCTAAGGCAGATGGgtgactggctgagagtcaatGGAGAAGCCATTTATGGAACTAAACCATGGAGAACTCAGAATGACACTGTCACACCAGGAGTGTG GTACACGTTCAAACCTAAAGAAGAGACAGTCTATGCCATTTTCCTTAAATGGCCAATCTCAGGGACTCTGGTACTTGGTGACCCAAAAACCATCATTGGAGAGACACAA TATCTCAGCTGA
- the FUCA2 gene encoding plasma alpha-L-fucosidase isoform X2, whose product MLLLLLFLLLSPQGCSARYDPTWESLDSRPLPTWFDEVKFGIFIHWGVFSVPSFGSEWFWWYWQKEKRQPYVKFMETNYPPGFSYEDFGPLFTAEFFDANQWADILKASGAKYVVLTSKHHEGFTLWGSKYSWNWNAVSVGPKRDIVAELATSIRNKTDLHFGLYHSLFEWFNPLFLYDASNVFKTRQFPTAKSLPELYEIVTKYQPEILWSDGNGNAPDTYWNSTGFLAWLYNDSPVRDTVVTNDRWGVGSICKHGGYYTCSDRYNPGHLLPHKWENCMTIDKWSWGYRRNAQLSDYLTTEELIKQLVETVSCGGNLLMNIGPTHDGRIDVIFQERLRQMGDWLRVNGEAIYGTKPWRTQNDTVTPGVWYTFKPKEETVYAIFLKWPISGTLVLGDPKTIIGETQEAMDLNILRVSSGPGAGHSREMLGDLRSWGMPITNP is encoded by the exons atgctgctgctgctcctctttctgctcctttctccGCAGGGATGCAGTGCGCGCTATGATCCTACCTGGGAGTCTCTGGATTCCAGACCACTTCCCACCTGGTTTGATGAAGTCAAGTTTGGCATCTTCATCCACTGGGGCGTGTTCTCCGTGCCCAGCTTCGGCAGTGAGTGGTTCTG GTGGTACTGGCAGAAGGAAAAGAGACAGCCCTATGTAAAATTTATGGAGACAAATTACCCTCCTGGCTTCAGTTATGAAGATTTTGGCCCTTTGTTTACAGCTGAGTTTTTTGATGCCAACCAGTGGGCAGATATTCTGAAGGCTTCTGGTGCAAAATATGTTGTCTTGACTTCAAAACACCATGAAG GTTTTACTTTGTGGGGGTCAAAATACTCTTGGAACTGGAATGCTGTCAGTGTAGGACCAAAACGGGACATTGTGGCTGAACTAGCAACATCTATTAGAAACAAGACTGATTTGCACTTTGGGCTGTATCACTCTCTCTTTGAATGGTTCAATCCTCTCTTCCTTTATGATGCCTCCAATGTATTCAAGACAAGACAGTTTCCAACTGCCAAATCATTGCCTGAGCTCTATGAGATTGTGACGAAATACCAACCAGAGATCCTCTGGTCTGATGGGAATGGTAACGCACCAGATACTTACTGGAACAGCACTGGGTTTTTAGCTTGGCTGTATAACGACAG CCCAGTTCGGGATACAGTTGTAACAAATGATCGTTGGGGAGTTGGCAGCATTTGTAAACATGGTGGATACTACACCTGCAGCGACCGCTATAATCCGGGACACCTTTTGCCTCATAAGTGGGAGAACTGTATGACCATAGACAAATGGTCCTGGGGTTATAGGAGGAATGCGCAGCTAAGTGATTACCTCACGACTGAAGAACTGATAAAG CAACTCGTAGAAACAGTATCATGTGGGGGAAATCTCCTGATGAACATTGGGCCCACCCATGATGGTCGCATTGATGTTATATTCCAAGAACGCCTAAGGCAGATGGgtgactggctgagagtcaatGGAGAAGCCATTTATGGAACTAAACCATGGAGAACTCAGAATGACACTGTCACACCAGGAGTGTG GTACACGTTCAAACCTAAAGAAGAGACAGTCTATGCCATTTTCCTTAAATGGCCAATCTCAGGGACTCTGGTACTTGGTGACCCAAAAACCATCATTGGAGAGACACAA